In Nonomuraea sp. NBC_00507, the following are encoded in one genomic region:
- a CDS encoding alpha-mannosidase, whose protein sequence is MHDDRSLVEDRIDRVLRERIAPAVYAETVPLELAAWHVPDEPVPVAEALAAGYEPFEVGTRWGRPWSTTWLRATGSVPERWAGRRVEAVFDLGFVGDWPGNQAEALVYDLTGRPIKGIEPRNQYVPIAGDRVGLLLEMAANPDILANGFLPTPLGDKATAGDEPLYRLARADVAVLDEEVWHLRLDVEVLRELMPELPIGDPRRHEILRALERSMDALDIHDVAGTAGAARACLTGVLSSPAHAGAHTISAAGHAHIDSAWLWPIRETKRKAARTFANVTALANDYPEFVFAGPQAQQYAWVKERHPEIFERMRKAVEAGQWVPIGGMWVEADGNLPGGEAMARQLVHGKRFFLEEFGVECRGVWLPDSFGYTAAYPQLARLAGMEWFLTQKISWNQTNKFPHHTFWWEGIDGTRIFTHFPPADTYNGTFEGAELAHAVRNYAEKGAGTRSLLPFGHGDGGGGPTREMLEKARRLRDLEGSPRVVIESPEEFFAAAHAELPDAAVWSGELYLELHRATYTSQARTKAGNRRSEHLLREAELWAATAAVHADIPYPYAELDRLWKTVLLHQFHDILPGSSIAWVHREAEVTYARVRAELEEIITSAVSALTGAGEATWVCNAAPRPRAEVVTAPDGSAVFVEVPASGMVRLEAPSSPSPVTTTTGETGTVLYNGLIRVELDAAGLLSSVLDVAAHRELLAPGSRGNLLQLHTDLPNQWDAWDLDAHYRRRRTDLDEAEAITIVDAGPLVGAVRVERRFGASRITQTVRLTAGSPRVEIETEIDWHEREKILKVAFPLDVHADRSAAEIQFGHVFRPTHVNTSWDMARFEISCHRWVHLGEPGYGVALANDATYGHDVTRTTRADGGTTTTVRLSLVRAPRCPDPEADQGRHRMTYALVPGAAIGDAVAAGYALNLPLRVTSGGTAPTPPPLVTLEGTAACIEAVKLADDQSGDVVVRVYEALGGRATTRLRASFPVTGVTISDLLERPLPGNPVTVEADGGIPISLRPFQVLTLRLRR, encoded by the coding sequence ATGCACGACGACAGGAGCCTCGTCGAGGACCGGATCGACCGCGTGCTCCGGGAACGCATCGCTCCCGCCGTGTACGCGGAAACCGTGCCGCTCGAGCTGGCCGCCTGGCACGTCCCCGACGAGCCGGTGCCCGTCGCGGAGGCGTTGGCCGCCGGCTACGAGCCGTTCGAGGTGGGCACGCGCTGGGGACGCCCCTGGTCGACGACGTGGCTGCGCGCCACCGGATCCGTTCCCGAACGGTGGGCGGGACGGCGCGTGGAGGCCGTCTTCGACCTGGGCTTCGTCGGCGACTGGCCGGGCAACCAGGCCGAGGCGCTGGTGTACGACCTGACCGGCCGGCCGATCAAGGGCATCGAACCGCGCAACCAGTACGTCCCGATCGCCGGGGACCGGGTGGGCCTGCTGCTGGAGATGGCCGCCAACCCCGACATCCTGGCGAACGGCTTCCTCCCGACCCCTCTGGGCGACAAGGCCACGGCCGGTGACGAGCCGCTCTACCGCCTCGCCCGTGCCGATGTGGCCGTGCTCGACGAGGAGGTCTGGCACCTGCGGCTGGATGTCGAGGTGCTGCGCGAGCTGATGCCCGAGCTGCCGATCGGCGATCCCCGGCGGCACGAGATCCTGCGCGCCTTGGAGCGCAGCATGGACGCCCTCGACATCCACGACGTGGCCGGCACGGCGGGGGCGGCCCGCGCCTGCCTGACCGGTGTGCTGTCCTCGCCTGCCCACGCCGGCGCCCACACCATCTCGGCGGCCGGCCATGCGCACATCGACAGCGCCTGGCTGTGGCCGATCCGTGAGACCAAGCGCAAGGCCGCCCGCACGTTCGCCAACGTCACGGCCCTGGCGAACGACTATCCGGAGTTCGTCTTCGCCGGGCCGCAGGCGCAGCAGTACGCGTGGGTCAAGGAGCGCCACCCGGAGATCTTCGAGCGTATGCGCAAGGCGGTCGAGGCCGGGCAGTGGGTGCCGATCGGCGGCATGTGGGTGGAGGCCGACGGCAACCTGCCGGGCGGGGAGGCCATGGCCCGGCAGCTCGTGCACGGCAAACGCTTCTTCTTGGAGGAGTTCGGAGTCGAGTGCCGCGGCGTGTGGCTGCCCGATTCCTTTGGCTACACGGCGGCCTATCCGCAGCTCGCCAGGCTTGCCGGGATGGAGTGGTTCCTCACCCAGAAGATCTCCTGGAACCAGACCAACAAGTTCCCGCACCACACCTTCTGGTGGGAGGGCATCGACGGCACCCGCATCTTCACCCATTTCCCGCCGGCCGACACCTACAACGGCACGTTCGAGGGTGCTGAGCTGGCGCACGCCGTACGCAACTATGCGGAGAAGGGAGCGGGCACCCGTTCGCTGCTGCCCTTCGGGCACGGCGACGGCGGCGGCGGCCCCACCCGGGAGATGCTGGAGAAGGCGCGGCGGCTGCGCGACCTGGAGGGCTCCCCCCGCGTGGTGATCGAGAGCCCGGAGGAGTTCTTCGCCGCCGCCCACGCGGAGCTGCCGGACGCGGCCGTGTGGTCCGGCGAGCTCTACCTGGAGCTGCACCGCGCCACCTACACCAGTCAGGCCAGGACGAAGGCCGGCAACCGGCGCAGCGAGCACCTGCTGCGCGAGGCGGAGCTGTGGGCGGCGACCGCCGCGGTGCACGCCGACATCCCCTACCCCTACGCGGAGCTGGACCGGCTGTGGAAGACGGTGCTGCTGCACCAGTTCCACGACATCCTTCCCGGCAGCTCGATCGCCTGGGTCCATCGCGAGGCAGAGGTCACCTACGCCCGCGTGCGTGCGGAGCTGGAGGAGATCATCACCTCGGCCGTCTCCGCCCTGACCGGCGCCGGCGAGGCGACCTGGGTCTGCAACGCGGCGCCGCGGCCGCGCGCCGAGGTGGTGACCGCTCCCGACGGCTCGGCCGTCTTCGTCGAGGTCCCGGCCTCCGGCATGGTACGCCTCGAGGCGCCATCGTCCCCTTCTCCGGTCACCACGACCACCGGCGAGACCGGGACGGTGCTGTACAACGGCCTGATCCGCGTCGAGCTGGACGCGGCCGGCCTGCTCTCGTCGGTCCTCGACGTGGCGGCCCACCGCGAGTTGCTGGCCCCCGGCTCCCGCGGCAACCTGCTGCAACTGCACACCGATCTGCCCAACCAGTGGGACGCCTGGGACCTCGACGCGCACTATCGCCGCCGGCGCACCGACCTCGACGAGGCGGAGGCGATCACCATCGTCGACGCGGGCCCGCTCGTCGGCGCCGTACGCGTCGAGCGCCGCTTCGGGGCGTCCAGGATCACCCAGACGGTCCGGCTCACGGCGGGCAGTCCCCGGGTGGAGATCGAAACCGAGATCGACTGGCACGAGCGGGAGAAGATCCTCAAGGTGGCGTTCCCGCTCGACGTCCATGCCGACCGCTCGGCCGCCGAGATCCAGTTCGGTCACGTGTTCCGGCCCACGCACGTCAACACGAGCTGGGACATGGCCAGGTTCGAGATCTCCTGCCACCGGTGGGTCCATCTCGGGGAGCCGGGATACGGCGTCGCGCTGGCGAACGACGCCACCTACGGCCACGACGTGACCCGTACGACGCGTGCCGACGGCGGCACCACGACCACGGTGCGGCTGAGCCTGGTCCGCGCGCCGCGCTGCCCCGACCCGGAAGCCGACCAGGGGCGCCATCGGATGACCTACGCGCTCGTCCCCGGCGCCGCCATCGGCGACGCCGTGGCGGCAGGCTACGCGCTGAACCTCCCGCTCCGCGTGACGAGCGGCGGTACGGCTCCGACGCCCCCGCCGCTGGTGACACTCGAGGGGACCGCCGCCTGCATCGAGGCGGTCAAGCTCGCCGACGACCAGTCGGGCGATGTCGTCGTCCGGGTCTACGAGGCGCTCGGCGGGCGGGCCACCACCCGGCTGCGCGCTTCTTTCCCGGTCACCGGCGTGACGATCAGCGACCTGCTGGAACGTCCCCTGCCAGGAAACCCCGTCACCGTGGAGGCCGACGGCGGCATCCCGATCTCTTTGCGGCCGTTCCAGGTGCTGACCTTGCGGCTGCGCCGCTGA
- a CDS encoding helix-turn-helix domain-containing protein, translated as MSGYRRWRESGHLERAVDTAGGAEQFEDEVRQLREEAQGWRLAEMRQRRGLTQAQVADRMGVSVARVSQIEKGDVSTREVLDRYVAALGGTLKLVADFGDEQLKVS; from the coding sequence ATGAGCGGTTACCGCAGGTGGCGCGAGAGCGGGCATCTGGAGCGTGCAGTGGACACCGCCGGTGGGGCCGAACAGTTTGAAGACGAGGTTCGCCAGTTGCGTGAGGAGGCTCAGGGCTGGCGGCTGGCCGAGATGCGACAGCGTCGCGGGCTCACCCAGGCGCAGGTCGCCGACCGCATGGGCGTGTCCGTTGCTCGTGTCTCCCAGATAGAGAAGGGCGACGTGTCTACCCGCGAGGTCCTGGATCGTTACGTCGCCGCGCTTGGCGGCACCCTGAAACTCGTAGCCGACTTCGGAGATGAGCAACTCAAAGTCAGCTGA
- a CDS encoding type II toxin-antitoxin system RelE/ParE family toxin, with the protein MSRIRESLDEWEIFFTDEVGKFLEELYDSDRQTHKLVNQAILILERNSPGEGRPLVDTIAGSKIPNLKELRPGSTGRSEIRILFVFDPWRAAILLVAGDKAGNWERWYREAIPRAEQLYEFYLVERHKEMDG; encoded by the coding sequence GTGTCGCGGATAAGGGAGTCGCTGGACGAGTGGGAGATCTTCTTTACCGATGAGGTGGGGAAGTTCCTGGAGGAGTTGTACGACAGCGATCGGCAGACACACAAGCTGGTGAACCAAGCGATTCTGATATTGGAACGCAACAGTCCCGGCGAGGGACGGCCGCTGGTGGACACGATCGCCGGGTCGAAGATCCCGAATCTGAAGGAGTTGCGTCCTGGGTCGACCGGACGCAGCGAGATCCGCATTCTGTTCGTGTTCGATCCGTGGCGAGCGGCGATCCTGCTGGTTGCCGGTGACAAGGCCGGCAACTGGGAAAGGTGGTATCGCGAGGCGATACCGCGAGCCGAGCAGCTGTACGAGTTCTACCTGGTAGAGCGGCACAAGGAGATGGACGGATGA
- a CDS encoding ATP-binding protein, with amino-acid sequence MTKARVGSVRPLWPELVGRAGERARIEAAVTDAGCRLVLIDGEPGVGKTRLLEHLVERAHAAGRTVLAGSATEFERLVPFGMYVDAFTQLSDGTPGADDLAEAALRTLLSAGAADQGQLDRYHTYRGIRALLTHLAADHGTVLALDDLHWADTPSLELTEFLLRRPPAAGFLLAIACRSSVIPPVVCDAVARRDPRVIRLSVAPLDEDAAASLMPSDVDPRRRRLMYRVSGGNPLFLQALLDAGDTTLAELADGRPGATLALEQTLLAVLRRELDQLTPTGRRAAHAAAVAGELASLVVISHVAELDAATAAAAIDELCRQGLGTLAGARFAFRHPLVRAAAYDTCGASWRVAAHARVADYLRRNDGSLALLAHHTERCAEHGDEQAARTLADAGIAYLNSAPATAARLLREALRVLPERDDLVPYRGQLLTGLARGTGVMGSLAESRRILHEVIHLPHDVASAAVAFSSVISRMLGQLDEARALVSAQTRRAGQDRRVRAQLLVELAAVAMLRADPDSARQHALEAVGLVSKTTDPALAAAAYALLALACLQDGDITAARTHSRRAGCLMDSASDTALVPHVELVAPLSWSEISFQRPADAARHLARGIDLSTMSGRSYAMPYLLIVQARQEARAGRLTEAIDIAEHAVAASEYIQSSETLAMARCVMLLPVLWRDGVRPAMTLADQIAAAGPGSAWWQAMAYVSVARVHLASGRAEPGYPLPSVLSRDTEVERLAVQSIRAGAEGDVGTALARSAAAIETADGLAYHLGTAYDARARALCGRDDLAGAAAAAQIAAERFGESGAVVERGLAHQLLATIYGRMGDAAPCRAEIGRAKAAYKESGADWLAGQLARVERQLAARGPRHAARETALTTRERQVAELVSQGLTNREVAERLQVSQKTVETHVARIFSKFDVRSRVALARRLAGQGDLPAIG; translated from the coding sequence GTGACCAAGGCGAGAGTGGGATCTGTCCGGCCGCTGTGGCCTGAGCTGGTCGGGCGGGCCGGCGAGCGGGCCCGGATCGAGGCGGCCGTCACCGACGCGGGATGCCGCTTGGTCCTCATCGACGGTGAGCCGGGGGTGGGCAAAACCCGGCTGCTGGAGCACCTGGTCGAACGGGCACACGCGGCCGGGCGGACCGTGCTCGCCGGCAGCGCCACCGAGTTCGAGCGCCTCGTCCCGTTCGGCATGTACGTGGATGCCTTCACCCAGCTGTCCGACGGCACTCCGGGCGCCGATGATCTCGCGGAGGCGGCGCTGCGTACCCTGCTGTCGGCGGGCGCGGCCGATCAGGGGCAGTTGGATCGCTACCACACCTATCGCGGCATTCGAGCGCTCCTGACCCACCTGGCCGCCGACCACGGCACCGTTCTGGCACTCGACGACCTGCACTGGGCGGACACGCCGTCACTCGAACTGACCGAGTTCCTACTGCGCCGCCCGCCGGCCGCCGGGTTCCTGCTCGCGATCGCCTGCCGGTCGAGCGTGATCCCGCCGGTGGTGTGCGATGCCGTCGCCCGGCGGGATCCGCGCGTCATCCGGCTGAGCGTGGCTCCGCTCGATGAGGACGCGGCGGCGTCACTGATGCCGTCCGATGTGGACCCGCGCCGGCGGCGGTTGATGTACCGGGTCAGCGGTGGCAATCCCCTGTTTCTGCAGGCGTTGCTGGACGCCGGCGACACGACCCTGGCGGAACTGGCCGACGGCCGGCCCGGGGCGACACTCGCCCTTGAGCAGACACTGCTGGCGGTGCTGCGCCGTGAGCTGGACCAGCTCACCCCGACCGGCCGACGGGCGGCCCACGCGGCGGCGGTCGCCGGCGAGCTGGCATCGCTCGTCGTCATCTCCCATGTCGCCGAACTCGACGCCGCGACCGCCGCTGCCGCCATCGACGAGCTGTGCAGGCAGGGTCTCGGCACGTTGGCGGGCGCGCGGTTCGCGTTCCGCCATCCGCTGGTACGCGCCGCCGCGTACGACACGTGTGGAGCGAGCTGGCGCGTTGCGGCCCATGCCCGGGTCGCCGACTACTTACGCCGCAACGACGGATCGCTGGCGTTGCTCGCCCACCACACCGAGCGGTGCGCCGAGCACGGTGACGAGCAGGCCGCCAGGACGCTGGCCGACGCAGGCATCGCGTACCTGAACTCGGCGCCGGCGACCGCGGCGCGGCTGCTCCGCGAGGCGCTGCGCGTGCTACCCGAACGCGACGACCTCGTGCCGTATCGCGGCCAGCTGCTCACCGGCCTGGCGCGGGGCACCGGCGTGATGGGCTCCTTGGCAGAAAGCCGGCGCATCCTCCACGAGGTCATCCACCTGCCGCACGACGTGGCCTCGGCGGCGGTGGCCTTCTCCTCCGTGATATCCCGCATGCTCGGTCAGTTGGACGAGGCCCGGGCCCTGGTGAGCGCACAGACCCGCCGGGCCGGGCAGGACCGGCGAGTGCGGGCACAACTCCTGGTGGAGTTGGCCGCCGTGGCGATGTTGCGGGCGGATCCTGACAGTGCACGCCAGCATGCGCTCGAAGCCGTCGGGCTCGTCTCGAAAACAACCGATCCGGCGCTCGCCGCTGCGGCGTACGCCCTGCTGGCCCTGGCGTGCCTGCAGGACGGCGACATCACCGCAGCACGGACACACAGCAGGCGAGCTGGGTGTCTGATGGACAGTGCATCGGACACCGCCCTGGTGCCGCACGTCGAACTCGTCGCGCCGCTGTCCTGGAGCGAGATCAGCTTCCAACGGCCCGCCGACGCCGCGCGCCACCTGGCCCGGGGCATCGACCTCTCGACGATGTCCGGCCGCAGCTACGCGATGCCGTATCTGCTGATCGTCCAAGCCCGCCAGGAGGCCAGGGCCGGCCGCCTGACGGAGGCCATCGACATCGCGGAGCACGCCGTCGCGGCATCCGAGTACATCCAAAGCAGCGAGACGCTGGCGATGGCCCGGTGCGTCATGCTGTTGCCGGTGCTGTGGCGGGACGGCGTTCGTCCCGCCATGACACTCGCCGACCAGATCGCCGCCGCCGGTCCCGGGTCGGCGTGGTGGCAGGCGATGGCGTACGTGTCCGTCGCCCGGGTCCACCTCGCCTCAGGCCGTGCCGAGCCGGGTTATCCGCTCCCGTCGGTCCTTTCCCGCGACACCGAGGTGGAACGGCTGGCGGTGCAGTCGATCCGCGCCGGAGCCGAGGGCGACGTCGGTACCGCGCTCGCCCGGTCGGCGGCAGCGATCGAGACCGCCGACGGCCTCGCCTACCACCTCGGCACCGCGTACGACGCCCGCGCCCGCGCATTGTGCGGCCGCGACGACCTGGCTGGAGCTGCGGCCGCCGCCCAGATCGCCGCCGAGCGGTTCGGCGAGAGCGGCGCCGTCGTCGAACGCGGCCTGGCGCATCAGCTTCTCGCCACCATCTACGGCCGCATGGGGGACGCGGCGCCGTGCCGCGCCGAAATCGGCCGGGCCAAGGCCGCCTACAAGGAATCGGGCGCGGACTGGCTCGCCGGTCAGCTGGCCCGGGTGGAGCGGCAACTCGCCGCGCGGGGCCCCCGGCACGCGGCGCGGGAAACAGCGCTGACGACGCGGGAGCGGCAGGTGGCCGAACTCGTCAGCCAAGGGTTGACCAACCGGGAGGTGGCCGAGCGGCTCCAGGTCAGTCAGAAGACGGTGGAAACCCATGTCGCCCGCATTTTCAGCAAGTTCGACGTGCGTTCCCGGGTGGCGCTGGCCAGACGGCTGGCGGGCCAGGGCGACCTCCCGGCGATCGGATGA